A window of the Torulaspora globosa chromosome 6, complete sequence genome harbors these coding sequences:
- the YHC3 gene encoding amino acid transporter YHC3 (ancestral locus Anc_1.322) produces the protein MVLSNRQVYICFWIFGLVNNVLYVVILSAAVDIVGPSLPKSLVLLLDILPAFVIKLVAPFFVHKLRYDHRILCLIVFSCLGMLLVSCGSLRVCLAGVALASLSSGFGEVTFLQLTHYYQEVSLNGWSSGTGGAGLFGSGIYMLFTSLLEIPVTVSLLSFSVLPLGFLLYYKLGVGQEEVSDSAVPFLNNDPEEINALTLAPPTGVSSVVKQNLLIDLRANMYDTCQKLKELIEPFMLPLTTVYLFEYMINQAVAPTLLFPLGQKHVPFFFRKYRDIYVTYGTLYQLGVFISRSTAHLVRMKRLYLLSSLQFLNLLLVMLQSWYYIVQSPWPIMFLVFYEGFLGGAAYVNTFLNILEEVENKKREFALGSVSIADSFGVLVAAFIGLRLEPFLCGHQIADGRPWCSME, from the coding sequence ATGGTATTATCTAATCGTCAAGTCTACATTTGCTTCTGGATTTTTGGGTTGGTCAATAACGTGCTTTATGTCGTTATCCTATCTGCTGCAGTTGATATAGTGGGGCCCAGCTTGCCTAAATCGCTAGTGCTACTGTTGGACATCCTGCCGGCGTTTGTCATCAAGTTGGTGGCTCCATTTTTCGTTCATAAATTGCGATATGATCACAGGATACTTTGTCTGATTGTATTCAGCTGCCTGGGGATGCTTCTAGTATCCTGTGGCAGCTTGCGGGTTTGCCTTGCCGGGGTAGCGCTGGCATCGCTGTCTTCAGGGTTTGGGGAAGTTACGTTTCTGCAATTGACTCATTACTATCAGGAAGTATCGCTAAATGGATGGTCGTCAGGAACTGGCGGTGCTGGTCTATTTGGAAGCGGTATCTACATGTTATTTACATCATTACTGGAGATTCCGGTCACCGTATCATTGCTGTCCTTCAGTGTCTTGCCGCTAGGCTTTTTACTATACTATAAACTAGGTGTTGGTCAAGAGGAAGTGAGTGATAGTGCGGTGCCGTTTCTCAATAATGATCCGGAGGAAATCAACGCTCTTACTCTGGCGCCACCAACGGGCGTTTCGTCAGTGGTGAAGCAGAATCTTTTGATTGATCTCAGAGCCAATATGTATGATACTTGtcaaaagctgaaagagctaATCGAACCTTTTATGCTGCCGCTCACGACGGTGTATCTGTTCGAATACATGATCAATCAAGCAGTCGCTCCGACGCTTCTCTTCCCGCTGGGTCAAAAGCACGTACCATTCTTCTTCCGGAAGTATAGGGACATTTATGTCACCTACGGGACGCTGTATCAGCTGGGTGTCTTCATTTCCCGTTCTACAGCACATCTGGTGAGGATGAAAAGACTCTACTTGCTTTCATCTCTGCAATTTCTAAACCTTTTGCTGGTAATGTTGCAGTCATGGTATTATATCGTCCAATCACCATGGCCCATTATGTTTTTGGTATTTTATGAGGGCTTCCTGGGAGGAGCAGCATACGTCAACACATTTTTGAATATTCTTGAGGAGGTTGAAAACAAAAAGAGAGAGTTTGCCCTGGGTTCTGTATCCATTGCGGACTCCTTCGGAGTTCTAGTTGCTGCATTCATAGGTCTAAGGCTtgagccttttctttgtgGCCACCAGATAGCAGATGGTAGGCCGTGGTGTAGCATGGAATAA
- the BIT61 gene encoding Bit61p (ancestral locus Anc_1.323), whose translation MTQPLNRKRSATAVLSTARQEDGQDSANRTRARFYSISSNIIPQTLTHPDDDEGLDSTKVTAVFPPSWSHVGFQSIFNGGGQRRSKRSLRSNASLEDHSLATGKSCDSLASSAHRRDFHRSEDDISNESINTSGSSTKGKMRSTFLGIGKDNQSLGDRNSRIFRTSTNRSSSSVSGSLLSTKMPNKTSSLSNIAKKLFKHRQRRVVAHDEELESVTPTPLSKILHSSYARHKAPSQFIHNSSGEPKSAYSFHSLNQGGQYDKQLLPIQDENSFTANLMFLHDFLKNLSTLEANYKNFHAQELHLLEENIWTVHCTITTELFKFKRIWQLPAKVEDLNRLLDFYITLKTESKASSPNGKFLDEVEEFLTSSLYILENQIVFNYANEDIMNTSLKRLGVIWHIFYEQVYYDVMAVFMPLERSFQASPKYWQDRSFQESPTQHILSVDYLLLRCFRDCIVLPYYQNFIDSNEGASKSFQMYIFNEEEENGVTQQDKLTLLQCFGVLNSIQSNDQNQKVIEDLLEGTRRSI comes from the coding sequence ATGACGCAGCCGTTGAACCGTAAGAGAAGCGCTACAGCAGTTTTAAGTACCGCGAGACAGGAAGATGGTCAGGATTCCGCCAATCGAACAAGGGCAAGGTTCTACAGTATTTCGTCAAATATCATTCCTCAGACTCTAACTCACCctgatgacgatgaaggtCTCGATTCAACTAAAGTAACCGCCGTCTTCCCACCAAGCTGGTCTCATGTGGGATTTCAATCGATTTTTAATGGTGGCGGTCAAAGGCGATCTAAGCGTAGCCTTAGGTCTAACGCTTCGCTCGAGGATCACTCGTTAGCTACTGGGAAGAGCTGCGATTCCCTTGCCAGCTCAGCCCATAGGAGAGATTTCCACAGATCGGAGGATGATATCTCCAATGAGAGCATAAATACTAGCGGTTCAAGCACCAAGGGCAAAATGCGGTCTACGTTTCTAGGAATAGGGAAAGACAATCAGTCCCTTGGCGATCGAAACTCCAGAATTTTTCGAACGAGCACCAATAGGAGTAGTTCAAGCGTATCAGGATCTCTGCTCAGTACAAAAATGCCAAACAAGACTAGCTCGCTCTCCAACATTGCAAAAAAGCTATTCAAGCACCGGCAACGCAGGGTGGTGGCTcatgatgaagaattggaaTCCGTTACGCCGACACCACTAAGCAAAATTTTGCATTCTTCCTATGCCAGGCATAAGGCACCTTCTCAGTTCATTCACAACAGTTCCGGCGAACCCAAATCTGCATATTCATTTCATTCTCTCAACCAAGGAGGCCAGTACGATAAACAACTTTTGCCAATACAGGATGAGAACTCGTTCACAGCTAACCTGATGTTCTTGCATGattttttgaagaacttgtcCACCCTTGAGGCTAATTACAAGAACTTTCACGCTCAAGAGTTACATCTGCTAGAAGAAAATATTTGGACTGTCCATTGCACTATCACCACCGAATTGTTTAAGTTTAAGAGGATATGGCAACTTCCGGCcaaagttgaagatttaAACAGATTACTCGATTTCTATATCACTTTGAAGACCGAGAGCAAGGCTTCATCACCAAATGGCAAATTCCTGGACGAAGTTGAAGAGTTTTTAACCTCTTCGTTGTACATCCTGGAAAACCAAATTGTTTTTAATTATGCCAATGAGGATATCATGAACACATCTCTCAAGAGACTTGGAGTGATATGGCATATTTTTTATGAACAGGTTTATTACGATGTTATGGCGGTTTTCATGCCCTTAGAAAGAAGCTTTCAAGCGAGCCCAAAGTACTGGCAGGAtagatcttttcaagagaGCCCAACGCAGCATATTCTATCTGTGGATTACCTGCTTTTACGATGTTTCCGCGACTGCATAGTATTACCTTACTATCAAAATTTCATCGATAGTAACGAAGGAGCAAGTAaaagctttcaaatgtACATTTTcaatgaagaggaggaaaacGGCGTCACCCAACAGGACAAGCTTACTCTGCTGCAGTGCTTCGGAGTTCTGAATTCGATTCAAAGCAACGATCAGAACCAAAAGGTGATAGAGGATTTACTAGAAGgaacaagaaggagcaTATAG
- the IKS1 gene encoding protein kinase IKS1 (ancestral locus Anc_1.324) has translation MSLVPYKEGSVILDDPTSRSLVIVYPSNGSLEFFEKVFDTETGDVDSSWNQAAKASIASFVCPQCGTEVNPSVGDVTEVKDASVGGNNVLEVLKEPRTSRRLRPKGILSRKYFKLLESSHRHYSLEQNERPALGPQHQFFLPDNLFIPGYFHKFFKTLSLLGNGARGSVYKVVHKIGDIELGIFAVKKIPIGNDMAWFQKCIREVKALSSLTNRSANLITYNHVWLEMNTACGLVRTLDGRQLDAVEDIPCIFILQEYCSGGNLEDFIFKDVFHKFQDLQSPKERKKKFLYRRSHPNEALGLSTEQIVSILKDLATGLQELHDIGLIHRDLKPSNCLLLEENIEERPIAEYYPTIIIGDLGECQMDGESRTATGATGTLEFTAPEVIIPGTSQHRPTNYNEYTFASDLYSLGMICYFIVFGELPFESQLEIGQLKHSILGFALDKSSLIRKHEEMHLKAIDSRIFDLMLLLLSKNATERPAAGEVILFLEKLTDKTVQVEFISSRASNELELLKDDANFSLENEGVTADYPSVADEKTEESSAEERRMPLTQYKTILCIGINSVLTIMILSSSTASLTAHFSLILLGISLKTSLKSQKWILLALCAILMMDRYSRASN, from the coding sequence ATGAGTCTCGTGCCATATAAAGAGGGCTCAGTGATATTGGATGATCCCACTTCAAGGTCGCTAGTTATAGTGTATCCGTCAAATGGTTCGCTGGagttctttgaaaaagTATTCGACACAGAGACGGGTGACGTGGATTCTTCGTGGAATCAGGCTGCGAAAGCgtcaattgcttcatttGTGTGTCCTCAGTGTGGTACCGAAGTCAATCCGAGCGTTGGGGATGTCACAGAGGTTAAGGATGCGTCTGTTGGTGGTAATAATGTCTTGGAGGTGCTGAAAGAGCCAAGAACTAGCAGAAGACTGAGGCCGAAGGGTATTCTTTCTCGAAAGTACTTCAAATTGCTGGAAAGCAGCCATAGACATTATTCGCTGGAGCAGAACGAACGACCGGCTCTGGGACCTCAACACCAGTTTTTCCTCCCCGATAACCTTTTCATCCCCGGTTACTTTCAtaagttcttcaagaccTTGTCATTACTGGGGAATGGAGCCCGGGGCTCCGTATATAAGGTTGTGCACAAGATCGGCGATATTGAACTGGGGATATTTGCAGTGAAAAAGATTCCAATTGGCAATGACATGGCCTGGTTTCAAAAATGTATTCGGGAAGTGAAAGctttgagctctttgacAAATCGCAGTGCTAACCTCATCACGTACAACCATGTTTGGTTGGAGATGAATACTGCTTGTGGGTTAGTGAGGACCTTGGATGGACGACAATTGGATGCTGTTGAGGATATCCCCTGCATAttcattcttcaggaaTACTGCAGTGGTGGAAATCTGGAAGATTTTATTTTCAAGGACGTTTTTCACAAGTTCCAGGACCTTCAGTCAccaaaagagagaaagaagaagttcctatatcgaagaagtcaTCCTAACGAAGCGCTGGGTCTCTCGACAGAACAGATAGTTTCGATACTCAAAGATTTGGCCACCGGCTTGCAAGAATTGCATGATATCGGCCTTATTCATCGCGATTTAAAGCCATCTAATTGCCTTTTGCTTGAGGAAAATATCGAAGAACGGCCCATTGCGGAGTACTACCCAACTATAATCATCGGAGATCTCGGAGAATGTCAAATGGATGGCGAATCAAGAACGGCAACAGGAGCTACAGGCACTCTGGAGTTCACCGCTCCGGAAGTCATTATACCCGGTACCAGCCAGCATAGACCGACAAACTATAATGAGTACACGTTTGCTTCGGACCTGTACTCCTTGGGTATGATTTGTTATTTCATTGTGTTTGGGGAACTACCTTTCGAATCTCAGTTAGAGATTGGCCAGCTGAAGCATAGCATTTTGGGATTCGCTTTAGACAAATCCTCCTTAATTAGAAAGCATGAGGAGATGCATTTGAAAGCCATAGATAGCAGAATATTCGATTTGATGCTGCTACTATTGTCGAAAAACGCAACCGAAAGGCCTGCCGCTGGGGAAGTAATTCTGTTTTTGGAAAAATTGACCGACAAAACAGTTCAAGTAGAGTTCATAAGCAGTCGTGCAAGCAACGAACTAGAGCTCCTAAAGGATGATGCCAACTTTTCACTCGAGAACGAGGGCGTTACAGCGGATTATCCGAGTGTCGCTGACGAAAAAACAGAAGAATCGTCGGCAGAAGAGCGGCGGATGCCATTGACACAATACAAGACCATCCTCTGTATCGGAATTAATTCGGTCCTAACAATTATGATTCTTTCGTCTTCGACAGCGTCGCTTACTGCGCATTTTTCACTCATACTGTTGGGCATCTCCCTGAAGACCAGTCTGAAGTCTCAGAAATGGATTCTATTGGCCCTGTGCGCTATCCTCATGATGGACAGGTACAGCAGAGCCTCGAATTGA
- the EFM2 gene encoding S-adenosylmethionine-dependent methyltransferase (ancestral locus Anc_1.325) — MFDPLDLYTAKEAKEEGQCEEIVGNGHANHRASDEIDVDDAEGEVEDHGFLDVLDLPPAYLATPQVLLCVLGLLQPATQVNFSDINRDRDASVSVICQEKHIPLEYLEQAVRYYSQQCPNADLNSASKICSRIPQMAVTHGALMLPYYTSVLKYYEDRDHLLRDEIIRQASLRIAESCGRSAQPSMTRQFTFDCLERSINIHEPSLTADNLGWKTWGSSFILSQKLINRLHQGHFKSPLRVLELGSGTGLAGISWLAKWVELHGEEGIEMFLTDLPEIISNLRKNADINRLNNIAKVAALDWTNPSHFIEMHSSKTFDVVIVSDPIYSPDHPELVVSIIERFLSEQGTCFLEIPARARYAAERRRLRRLLEDRKFTIIREEVDQGLEDWGMVEYLFLEIKHK, encoded by the coding sequence ATGTTTGATCCTCTTGATCTGTATACCGCCAAGGAGGCGAAGGAAGAGGGCCAGTGTGAGGAGATAGTGGGAAATGGTCACGCAAACCATCGTGCTAGCGACGAAATTGATGTCGACGATGCTGAGGGAGAAGTAGAAGACCATGGCTTTTTAGACGTTCTTGACTTACCTCCGGCGTATTTAGCGACCCCGCAGGTGTTGCTTTGCGTGCTGGGTCTGTTACAGCCAGCCACTCAAGTCAACTTTAGCGATATAAACCGTGATCGTGATGCATCGGTGTCAGTTATTTGCCAGGAGAAACATATACCATTAGAGTATCTTGAGCAGGCTGTCCGTTACTATTCTCAGCAGTGTCCAAACGCTGATCTGAACAGCGCTTCGAAAATATGCTCCAGAATTCCACAAATGGCAGTGACGCATGGGGCTTTAATGCTCCCTTACTATACCTCGGTCTTGAAGTATTATGAGGATAGGGACCATCTTTTGCGAGACGAGATCATCAGACAGGCGAGCTTAAGAATTGCTGAGAGCTGCGGACGCAGCGCTCAGCCTTCAATGACCCGACAGTTTACCTTTGACTGTCTGGAACGCTCTATTAACATTCACGAGCCATCTCTCACAGCGGATAATCTCGGCTGGAAGACTTGGGGttcttctttcatcctctCTCAAAAACTCATTAATAGGCTCCATCAAGGGCACTTTAAATCTCCGTTGAGGGTACTTGAACTAGGTTCTGGAACTGGCTTGGCAGGCATCTCATGGCTAGCAAAATGGGTCGAACTTCATGGCGAAGAGGGCATCGAAATGTTCCTGACAGACCTTCCAGAGATCATCTCCAACTTGCGCAAAAACGCAGACATCAACCGACTGAATAATATTGCCAAAGTGGCAGCGTTGGACTGGACAAACCCGTCACATTTCATCGAAATGCATTCTAGTAAGACTTTTGATGTCGTAATAGTTTCAGATCCAATATATTCCCCGGATCATCCAGAGTTGGTGGTCAGTATCATTGAGAGGTTCTTATCTGAGCAAGGGACGTGCTTTTTGGAGATTCCTGCTAGAGCCAGATATGCCGCTGAGAGAAGGCGATTACGTCGATTGCTCGAGGACCGAAAATTCACCATAATCCGGGAAGAGGTTGACCAAGGTCTTGAAGACTGGGGGATGGTCGAGTATCTGTTTCTAGAAATTAAACATAAATAG
- the ZAP1 gene encoding Zap1p (ancestral locus Anc_1.326) — translation MPPSCMTDGAGGANAKKDGVSDEGVVHGHIHNYDNMTLIHGHVHRTPLPASDTPADRSLLSKGIMKSGVMPQGDGSQLDEKCLGGDNENLDCQFFQFVNYHQGGKPAGWMTRDASNVGADGKQGFLQSKPSLGHLYNDQALLLPSSKRKFSHGAGEENCHCPPKILEICCDATHDATTASSAATVDGIPRGVNRDELRRYKKNRRPVSKSSIDSLATPNLDHLVIDNCEISSDKIVKPKDLDFEDDENDDENIFEKFCEECLNLGHEHKHGASSSPENLDSDVKDKHCQYCHHRHPHDYSRARAPLPRENSSTTLSSTHSTHSELDLLGDGETYHSAQGSASNVPPLTAKKYPSHFMNSQLDLQILDDLCNISSLYEVPFANHMNHHSHHHHHISENEGNQGINLLESTIKCKPSFASSNNRHNHHHHRVQLQNCTAHCQPSDTSRESASNGLNGDDITSEWDNKNYSFERSTIPKTGSPVSGDMSYQTSVPKIEDCGNMPQEPTIAFNWLFKKDENAIQCKWDQCPESFSSLIDLQRHMLRDHVADEDASCYWIPCTFKGEDTCSLINHINSDHGINFGLNITTSDSCIKPMTVAQDCHPPVLQAHSNKPEETSQVPKFQCKWGDCTAELDSAASLTKHLEEHLDRGKSEYQCLWRGCNRKFAQRQKLVRHLKVHSGYKPHKCQVCGKCFSNEDTLTQHMRIHSGEKPFECHICGKRFAVSSSLKIHIRTHTGEKPLECKICGKRFSESSNLSKHMKCHKKKYSCSHCKRGFDTIEKFQAHEARCFKKSK, via the coding sequence ATGCCTCCAAGCTGTATGACCGACGGGGCGGGCGGCGcgaatgccaagaaagatggcGTTAGTGATGAGGGTGTCGTACATGGCCACATCCACAATTATGACAACATGACTCTGATTCACGGTCATGTTCATCGAACGCCGCTTCCCGCCAGCGATACGCCGGCGGATAGATCGCTGCTATCGAAGGGGATTATGAAATCGGGGGTGATGCCACAAGGTGACGGCAGCCAGTTGGATGAGAAATGTCTCGGCGGCGATAACGAGAATTTAGACTGCCAGTTTTTCCAGTTTGTCAATTATCACCAAGGTGGGAAACCCGCTGGCTGGATGACGAGAGATGCAAGCAACGTCGGCGCAGATGGTAAACAGGGATTTTTGCAGTCCAAACCGTCGCTTGGCCATTTGTATAACGATCAAGCCCTGCTGCTCCCCAGTAGCAAGCGGAAGTTCTCGCACGGtgctggagaagagaaCTGCCATTGCCCGCCGAAAATCCTAGAGATCTGCTGCGATGCGACGCATGACGCAACGACCGCGAGCAGCGCAGCAACGGTTGATGGTATACCGAGAGGCGTCAATCGGGACGAACTCAGGCGGTACAAGAAGAATCGAAGGCCTGTTTCAAAAAGCAGTATTGACTCTCTAGCAACTCCCAACCTGGATCACTTGGTCATTGACAATTGTGAAATATCCAGCGATAAAATAGTGAAGCCTAAGGACTTGgactttgaagacgatgaaaatgatgacgaaaatatcttcgaaaaattttgTGAAGAGTGTTTGAATCTGGGACACGAGCATAAACATGgggcctcttcttctcccGAGAATCTGGATTCCGATGTCAAAGATAAACATTGCCAGTATTGCCACCATCGACATCCGCATGATTATAGTCGAGCTCGCGCACCTTTACCGAGGGAAAATTCATCCACCACATTGTCGTCAACACATTCGACGCATAGCGAACTGGATCTTCTAGGCGATGGGGAAACGTACCACTCTGCTCAGGGTTCTGCATCGAATGTTCCTCCGCTAACCGCTAAGAAATATCCATCCCATTTCATGAACTCACAACTTGACTTGCAAATCCTGGACGATCTGTGCAATATATCATCTTTATATGAAGTTCCATTTGCCAATCACATGAATCATCATagtcatcatcatcaccATATATCCGAAAACGAGGGAAATCAAGGAATCAACCTGCTCGAGTCCACAATAAAGTGTAAACCATCCTTTGCATCAAGTAACAATAGACACAATCATCATCACCATCGAGTACAGCTGCAAAATTGCACCGCACATTGCCAGCCAAGTGATACCAGTCGAGAGAGTGCTAGCAATGGTCTCAATGGCGATGATATTACTTCAGAGTGGGATAACAAGAATTatagctttgaaagatcaaCCATCCCCAAAACTGGAAGCCCGGTTTCAGGTGATATGTCTTACCAAACTTCAGTGCCTAAAATAGAAGACTGTGGAAACATGCCTCAGGAACCTACAATAGCGTTCAACTGGTTATTtaagaaagatgaaaatgcGATCCAATGTAAATGGGACCAATGTCCTGAatctttttcaagcttAATTGACCTTCAAAGACACATGCTCAGAGATCATGTTGCAGACGAAGATGCCTCCTGTTATTGGATACCGTGTACTTTCAAAGGCGAAGACACTTGTTCGTTGATCAATCACATTAACTCGGATCACGGAATAAACTTTGGATTGAATATTACAACATCTGATTCATGCATAAAACCAATGACTGTTGCACAAGATTGCCATCCACCTGTTCTGCAAGCGCATTCCAATAAACCCGAAGAGACTTCGCAGGTCCCGAAGTTTCAATGCAAATGGGGTGATTGTACAGCAGAACTTgattctgctgcttccCTAACCAAGCACCTCGAAGAACACCTGGACAGAGGCAAATCGGAGTACCAATGTCTATGGCGTGGCTGTAACCGTAAGTTTGCTCAGCGTCAGAAGTTGGTACGCCATCTCAAAGTTCATTCAGGCTATAAACCTCATAAATGCCAAGTCTGTGGCAAATGCTTCTCGAACGAAGATACGCTGACTCAACACATGAGGATCCATTCTGGAGAAAAGCCCTTCGAATGCCACATATGCGGCAAAAGATTCGCTGTTTCTAGCTCACTGAAGATCCATATTCGAACGCACACGGGAGAAAAGCCACTCGAATGTAAAATTTGCGGCAAAAGATTCAGCGAGTCATCCAACTTGAGTAAGCACATGAAATGCCATAAGAAGAAATATAGCTGTAGCCACTGCAAACGAGGGTTCGATAcaattgagaaatttcaagcaCATGAAGCTAGatgcttcaagaagagtAAGTAG
- the LOG1 gene encoding Log1p (ancestral locus Anc_1.327), whose amino-acid sequence MTSGISSVCVYCGSSFGNDSKYSEQAKALGELLHKLKWRLVYGGGSTGLMGTIASSAMGPGCDGKVLGIIPNALVAKERDSGDDADVNAKLRESVDNHKGSTPISSKYGETCVVPDMHTRKRKMAEESDAFVAMPGGYGTLEEIMECITWSQLGIHGKPIVLFNIDGFYDRLLEFIGHSIKEGFISKKNGLIIEVATTPREVIDKIAHYAVPDGRFNLHWDDEGRNHG is encoded by the coding sequence ATGACATCTGGTATTAGTAGCGTTTGTGTTTATTGTGGTTCTAGTTTTGGAAACGATTCAAAATACTCGGAACAGGCTAAAGCGTTGGGTGAGCTGCTGCACAAGTTGAAGTGGAGATTGGTGTATGGCGGTGGTAGTACTGGTTTGATGGGAACGATAGCTAGTTCTGCTATGGGGCCGGGTTGCGACGGTAAGGTGTTAGGTATCATCCCGAATGCTTTGGTAGCGAAGGAAAGAGACTCTGGCGACGATGCAGATGTTAACGCCAAGCTCAGGGAGTCAGTTGACAACCACAAGGGTTCTACGCCGATCTCGAGCAAGTATGGGGAGACCTGTGTTGTGCCAGACATGCATACGAGAAAGCGGAAGATGGCGGAGGAGAGCGACGCGTTTGTTGCGATGCCTGGCGGGTACGGTAcgctggaagagatcatGGAGTGTATTACGTGGTCGCAGCTGGGCATTCACGGTAAGCCTATAGTGCTGTTCAACATCGACGGGTTTTATGACCGTCTGTTGGAGTTTATTGGGCATTCGATCAAGGAGGGCTTTATTAGCAAGAAGAACGGTCTCATCATCGAGGTGGCCACGACTCCAAGAGAAGTGATCGACAAGATTGCGCATTACGCCGTTCCCGATGGAAGATTCAACCTGCACTGGGATGACGAAGGCCGTAACCACGGCTAG
- the TIM54 gene encoding Tim22-complex subunit TIM54 (ancestral locus Anc_1.328) — MSGLGSKAKGSKPGYTNPAFRMMGIPALRLPSRNWMIFWSVVTASVSGIAYDKYKQKQIRSHYKAAVKPLSSGSLDVNRKPRKITVFIAPPPGDYLDTSLKVWKRYVKPILYYAGLDYEVIEEEKQGFIRTEVANRIRELRRQLRQAQSQNSSQEKEELTAVQGGDDEFNAELAKQFKSDFDYRDVMGIFYNAQKPTVVYEDALNPDPSFAGGVICLGRGAYKEYITGLHEGLLGPLDPPEASTDLPENEKAEQDKISSERDGQTANAETNDELNGEQESGSGKSEETEEDKKTGSNNALKPFISPDEYSDVEFPVELSAAHNDPYIRDPATQVPFLFHQAVLMIPVPNLIGFLNIPERIYRFYQKRYYAQAVSSAVADMVNQKDIRPFEHPQDLALGEEEEDDWPKSWIREGEKRKSEWTRELKDDPRVIEYIRVYNKPKSDSQSD; from the coding sequence ATGTCGGGATTGGGGTCTAAGGCCAAAGGTTCGAAGCCTGGGTATACGAATCCGGCGTTTAGGATGATGGGTATACCAGCGTTGAGATTGCCTTCGCGAAACTGGATGATCTTCTGGTCGGTGGTAACGGCATCTGTCTCTGGTATAGCGTACGATAAATACAAGCAAAAGCAGATTAGGAGCCATTACAAAGCTGCAGTGAAGCCCCTGTCATCTGGGAGCTTGGATGTTAACAGAAAACCGAGAAAGATAACCGTTTTTATTGCACCTCCACCAGGCGACTACCTGGATACGTCTTTGAAAGTGTGGAAAAGGTACGTTAAACCTATCCTGTACTATGCAGGTCTGGATTATGAGGtcattgaggaagagaagcaggGGTTTATACGGACGGAAGTTGCGAATAGGATCAGAGAGTTGAGAAGACAATTGAGACAAGCACAATCTCAGAACAGCAGtcaagagaaagaggaGCTGACTGCTGTGCAAGGTGGAGACGACGAGTTTAATGCAGAACTTGCCAAGCAATTTAAGAGCGACTTTGATTACAGGGATGTCATGGGCATATTCTACAATGCGCAAAAACCAACCGTGGTTTACGAGGACGCCCTGAACCCGGACCCGTCCTTCGCCGGTGGCGTCATCTGTCTAGGCAGAGGAGCCTATAAAGAGTATATTACTGGGCTACACGAGGGTCTGCTGGGCCCATTGGATCCCCCAGAGGCTTCAACGGACCTGCCAGAGAACGAGAAAGCTGAGCAGGACAAGATCTCTAGTGAGCGAGATGGTCAAACAGCCAACGCTGAAACCAATGATGAACTAAACGGAGAGCAGGAGTCGGGCAGTGGTAAAAgtgaagaaactgaagagGACAAGAAAACCGGCAGTAATAATGCGCTGAAACCTTTTATCAGCCCAGACGAGTACTCTGACGTAGAATTTCCCGTGGAGCTAAGTGCAGCCCACAATGATCCTTATATCAGGGATCCTGCCACGCAGGTTCCTTTCCTTTTCCACCAGGCAGTTCTTATGATTCCAGTTCCAAACTTGATCGGCTTCTTGAATATTCCAGAGAGAATATACCGGTTTTACCAGAAAAGGTACTATGCCCAAGCGGTGAGTTCTGCTGTCGCAGACATGGTTAACCAGAAAGATATTAGACCTTTCGAACACCCGCAAGATCTGGCACTcggtgaagaggaagaagacgactGGCCTAAGAGTTGGATTAGAGAGGGAGAGAAACGAAAGAGCGAATGGACTAGAGAACTCAAGGATGATCCCAGAGTCATCGAGTACATTAGAGTTTACAATAAACCAAAGTCAGACTCACAGAGCGACTAA